The proteins below are encoded in one region of Ostrea edulis chromosome 3, xbOstEdul1.1, whole genome shotgun sequence:
- the LOC125672644 gene encoding uncharacterized protein LOC125672644 translates to MHSFEETPFDKHTVIEKHGGEDEPPASQSVNNKCTDICQGDFKGKSCAKIVLVTVTHSAFPDRRFRTYAILDDQSNRTLAQKDLFDVFDIVGERQDYTLSSCAGNTLMSGRRSAGFTVESLDGTYRVDLPTLIECTEIPNDRSEIPTCDIAMLHEHLRPIAHELPPTEPESRISLLIGRDVPEAHHVLDQIIGPYSKPYAQKLRLGWVVIGDVCLQGRHVPDRVCARKTHVLHEGRGSIFRPCMSKLEVSDDYGLSEPLKEIPFRTREDIFASIVFERTKYDDKIGLSCEDRTFMEIMDKEFHKDIDGSWCAPLPFKPSRERLPNNRKMALHRAMSLEKSLKKDSTKCEHFIAFMEKLLICKHAEIAPDLVEGEEVWYLPLFGVYHPRKRDQIRCVFDSSAKFEGVSLNDVMLSGPDLVNNLIAVLMRFRKEPVAVMADIQQMFYCFTVREDHRNFLRFLWYRDNNLGNELVEYRMKVHVFGNCTSPALAAYGLRKSADEAADQFGSDVKYFIQKHFYVDDALISVPTSEEAISLLQRSQEALRMHDKLRLHKFASNSEEVMAAISPDDLAKDLKDLDFDSDHLPLQRSLGLHWDLALDAFTFRISMEGRPYTRRGILSTVHSIFDPLGFIAPVTIQGRIILRKITSQSVGWDEPLSAEHLDEWKQWGNSLDLLNDLHIHRMYVAYSLQKAVTKELHIFADASEKS, encoded by the coding sequence ATGCACTCTTTTGAAGAGACTCCATTTGATAAACACACAGTGATAGAGAAGCATGGCGGGGAGGACGAGCCTCCAGCTTCACAATCTGTCAATAACAAGTGCACCGATATTTGCCAAGGTGACTTTAAAGGAAAATCATGTGCCAAGATAGTTCTTGTCACTGTGACCCATAGTGCATTTCCTGATAGGAGATTTCGTACCTATGCTATCTTGGATGATCAAAGTAACCGTACATTGGCACAAAAGGATCTGTTTGACGTGTTTGACATAGTTGGCGAAAGACAGGATTACACCTTGTCAAGTTGTGCTGGCAATACACTTATGTCAGGCAGACGATCTGCAGGATTCACAGTGGAATCACTTGATGGTACTTACCGAGTTGATCTGCCGACTCTTATCGAGTGTACAGAGATACCGAATGATCGATCGGAGATACCTACCTGTGACATAGCTATGCTTCACGAACACTTAAGACCGATTGCTCATGAGCTACCGCCCACTGAACCAGAGAGTCGCATCAGTCTCTTAATTGGCAGAGATGTGCCTGAAGCACACCATGTTCTTGATCAAATCATTGGACCTTACTCTAAACCATATGCTCAAAAACTAAGGCTTGGGTGGGTTGTCATAGGAGATGTTTGTCTACAAGGTCGACATGTACCAGACAGAGTTTGCGCAAGAAAAACTCATGTGTTGCATGAAGGAAGGGGCTCAATATTCCGACCTTGTATGAGTAAGCTCGAGGTTTCTGATGACTACGGATTGAGTGAACCATTGAAAGAGATCCCCTTTCGGACGAGAGAAGATATATTTGCATCAATCGTTTTTGAACGAACCAAATACGATGACAAGATTGGTTTGTCTTGTGAGGACAGAACTTTCATGGAGATAATGGACAAGGAGTTCCACAAGGACATAGATGGGAGTTGGTGTGCCCCTCTCCCATTCAAGCCGTCTCGCGAGCGACTCCCAAACAACAGAAAAATGGCTCTTCATCGTGCGATGTCACTTGAAAAGAGTTTGAAAAAGGACTCAACAAAATGTGAACATTTCATTGCATTCATGGAAAAACTGCTCATCTGCAAGCATGCCGAAATTGCTCCAGATCTGGTCGAAGGagaagaagtttggtatcttcCACTGTTTGGGGTGTACCATCCGAGAAAACGTGACCAGATACGATGTGTATTTGATTCGTCAGCTAAGTTTGAAGGAGTATCTTTAAACGATGTCATGTTATCTGGTCCAGATCTTGTCAACAATCTTATTGCAGTACTGATGCGATTTAGGAAGGAACCTGTTGCCGTGATGGCCGACATTCAACAAATGTTTTATTGCTTTACAGTACGAGAAGATCATCGCAATTTTTTGAGGTTTCTTTGGTATCGTGACAACAACTTAGGGAATGAGCTTGTGGAATACAGAATGAAAGTCCACGTGTTTGGCAATTGTACGTCACCCGCGTTGGCAGCATATGGTTTGCGAAAATCTGCTGATGAAGCTGCCGACCAGTTTGGTTCTGATGTGAAATACTTCATTCAGAAACATTTCTACGTGGATGATGCACTTATCTCTGTGCCAACAAGTGAAGAAGCCATAAGTCTGTTACAAAGAAGTCAAGAAGCGCTCAGGATGCATGACAAGTTGCGTCTTCATAAATTCGCATCAAACAGTGAAGAAGTCATGGCAGCTATATCACCTGATGATCTTGCTAAGGATCTTAAGGATCTGGACTTTGACTCAGACCACTTGCCACTTCAAAGGAGTCTTGGTCTACACTGGGATCTGGCTTTGGATGCATTTACGTTTCGCATCTCCATGGAGGGAAGGCCGTACACTCGTCGTGGCATTCTATCGACTGTGCACAGTATTTTCGACCCACTTGGATTTATTGCGCCAGTCACGATTCAAGGTAGAATCATTCTGCGAAAGATTACCTCTCAGTCTGTTGGTTGGGATGAGCCATTGTCTGCGGAGCACTTGGACGAGTGGAAACAATGGGGAAATTCTTTAGATTTACTCAATGATCTTCACATTCATCGAATGTACGTAGCATACTCTTTGCAAAAGGCTGTCACCAAAGAGTTACACATCTTTGCAGATGCCTCTGAGAAGTCATAG
- the LOC130053697 gene encoding uncharacterized protein LOC130053697: MKDSLWLKGPTHFLNVTEDAINLDQTHELVNPDDDREIRPTEALCVTKTKVSGNSSLGTHRYEIFSRWRRLVQAIARLKIFARMHKDQKEQVKSTLAKVATYRDAELFVIKSVQREVYGLEISCIQQNMHLPKDSSIYKLSPFLDADGILRVGGRIKMADLGSIEKTPLLLPGKHHVSRLLVLHFHEEVKHQGRSFTEGAVRSAGYWITGCKNLISSILHKCVICRKLRGRLDWQKMADLPKDRLEVAPPFTNVGVDTFGPWSVVSRKTRAGSASSKRWAIMYTYLVTRAIHIEVVDEMSSTAFINSLKRFTAIRGKVKILRSDRGTNFVGAMDDLHIDTINVEDGPVKNHLYNSGTTWIFNPPHASHMGGVWERMVGVTRKILDSMLSNVSDRSLTHDVLCTFMAEVCAIINNRPLVPVSSDVDFPFVLSPASILTQKVGDSCTTTNDNPETFSLKDLYKSSWRRVQALSDAFWARWRKEYLTTLQKRRKWNDDRRNFSPGDVVLIRVKNVHRNQWPLGVVTHVFPSTDNLVRKVEESETSKKKKKKEKKKHKKHKKHKHKKAAKAQRGEVLPVDDGSDGRKIETRISHLHVTI, from the exons atgaaagatagCCTGTGGTTGAAGGGACCTACTCATTTCTTGAATGTCACTGAAGACgcaataaacttggatcaaacTCACGAGTTGGTCAACCCAGATGATGATAGAGAGATCCGTCCGACAGAAGCATTATGCGTTACAAAGACTAAAGTATCAGGAAATAGTTCTCTTGGTACTCACAGATACGAAATATTTTCTCGTTGGAGACGTCTCGTACAAGCTATTGCACGACTGAAAATCTTTGCAAGAATGCATAAGGATCAAAAGGAACAGGTTAAGAGCACACTTGCAAAAGTGGCGACCTATCGGGATGCAGAACTATTTGTTATAAAATCTGTTCAGAGGGAGGTCTATGGCCTGGAAATTAGCTGTATCCAGCAAAACATGCACTTACCAAAGGATAGCAGTATCTACAAGCTGTCACCATTTTTGGATGCTGATGGAATTTTGCGTGTAGGTGGACGGATTAAGATGGCGGATCTTGGGTCTATAGAGAAGACGCCTCTATTGCTTCCTGGAAAACATCATGTTTCAAGATTACTTGTATTACACTTCCACGAGGAAGTTAAGCATCAAGGAAGAAGCTTCACTGAAGGGGCAGTGAGATCAGCAGGATACTGGATCACTGGTTGTAAGAACTTGATCTCATCTATTTTGCACAAGTGTGTTATTTGCCGCAAACTAAGAGGACGTCTGGACTGGCAGAAAATGGCAGACTTACCGAAGGATAGGCTTGAGGTAGCACCACCGTTTACGAATGTCGGGGTCGACACCTTTGGTCCATGGTCAGTCGTATCACGCAAGACTCGAGCAGGGAGTGCCAGTTCAAAGCGCTGGGCCATCATGTATACATATCTGGTTACTCGAGCAATCCACATAGAAGTTGTTGACGAGATGTCTTCAACAGCTTTCATCAACTCGCTAAAACGGTTCACAGCCATTAGAGGGAAGGTCAAGATATTACGCTCTGATCGAGGCACAAATTTTGTTGGTGCCATGGATGACCTTCACATTGATACAATAAATGTAGAAGACGGACCAGTGAAGAACCACCTATACAACTCCGGAACCACATGGATATTCAACCCTCCCCATGCTTCCCACATGGGAGGTGTTTGGGAGAGAATGGTAGGAGTCACACGTAAAATATTAGACTCCATGCTTTCCAACGTATCAGACCGCAGTCTTACCCATGATGTACTGTGCACATTCATGGCGGAAGTATGTGCCATAATAAACAACCGACCACTTGTGCCTGTTTCTTCTGATGTTGACTTTCCTTTTGTTTTATCACCAGCATCTATTCTTACTCAGAAAGTAGGCGATTCATGTACCACCACAAATGACAACCCAGAGACCTTTTCGCTGAAGGATTTGTACAAGTCGTCATGGAGAAGAGTGCAAGCACTGTCTGACGCCTTTTGGGCAAGATGGCGTAAGGAGTACTTAACGACCCTGCAGAAGCGTCGCAAATGGAATGATGACCGGCGGAATTTTTCCCCTGGAGATGTCGTTCTCATCCGggttaaaaatgttcatcgaAATCAGTGGCCTCTTGGCGTTGTCACACATGTATTTCCTAGCACAGACAATCTTGTGAGGAAGGTGGAA GAATCTGAGACgtcaaagaagaagaaaaagaaggagaaaaagaaacacaaaaaGCACAAGAAGCACAAACACAAGAAGGCAGCTAAAGCCCAGAGGGGTGAG